The window GGAGGATCACCGCGTCGACGTACATCTCGACAAGCTCCTGGCCGAACGCGGCCTGACCCTCACCGAACTGGCCGACCGGGTCGGCCTGACCCTCGCCAACCTGTCCGTCCTGAAAAACGGGCGGGCGCGGGCGATCCGGTTCAGCACCCTGACCGCGCTCTGCCACGAACTGGACTGCCAGCCGGGCGACCTGCTCACCGTCCGCCGATCCTGACGGGTAGCGGTCATCGGCCGCACCGGACCGCCATCCAGGACAGCCAATCGGCCGCCGGGGAAGGATCCCCGGCGGCCGATCGAGTGTGGCGCGGACGCTCAGAAGCCGAGCGCGGACCGTCCGCCGACCACGGGAATACGCAGTTCACTCTCGTTGGGCGCGACCCGCAGGCGGGTGCCGCCCAGCGGGAGCAGGGTGTACTCCTGGTCGCTGGAGAAGACCACCACGCCGATCCGGTGTCCGGCGGCGAAGATGTAGTCCTTGGGCTCCAGGGTCCACCTGTAGTCGTAGAACTTGCCCTGCTTGACCTTCTCGGTGCGGTCGGCGTCCTTGCGGTTCTGCGGATCCGTCCACCCTCGGGTCACCACGACGGGCGCGGCGGTCGACCCGGCCGGACCGTAGTCGACCAGGTAGGTGGTCAGGTTGGCGTCGGGTTTGTTGTCGATCGCCAGCCGCAGCCGCATCTCGGGCCGGCCGGAGAGCCGGACGTCCTGGGCGAGCACGGGCGAGGTGTAGGCCAACCGGTTCGGGCTGGCGGTGTCCGGCTGGGCCACCAACTGGGTCGGCGCGATGGTCCGCCCCTCGTCGACGAACCCCTGCTCGACCTTGCCCTTCGGCGGCTTTCCGGTGGTCAGGGTGCCGGGCTGGGTCGCGCTGGTCGCGGCGAGGCGCAGGTCGACCTCGCGTGCGCCGGGGTCGGGCCAGTTGGCGTACGTGGTGTAGGCGCGGTTCTCACGCTGGACCACCGCGGTCGGCTCGTCCATGATTCCGTTGCGCACCCCCCACAACCAGAAGTCGAACCAGCGGTTCTCGGTCTGCTTGTAGGTCCAGGACCTGCCGTCCGGCAGCGGTACGGTGGCGCCACTGCCGGGTCCACCGTGCCCGCCCTGGTGCAGCCAGATCTTGCGCGGTACGTCGTACCGGGCGAGCTGGTCCCACCAGCCGGCGAAGTTCTCGGTCTTGACGTTCCAGTCGTTGAGCCCGTGTACGACGAACACGCTGGCCTTCACGTCACGCGCGCCGCCGAGGTAGTCCCGCTCCTGCCAGAACCGGGTGTAGTCACCGGTGACCCGGTCCTGCTCCCTGGTGATCTCGGCGATCTCGTCGGCGCAGGTTCCCTCGGCTCGCGCCTGCCCGGCGGTGTACTGGGCCAGGATGTCGGCGTCCTCGCCCTGGTACGTGCCGGGGGCGACGACCAGGCCGTTGGCCCGGTAGTAGTCGTACCAGCTGCTGATCGCCGAGACCGGGATGATCGTCTTGAGTCCCTTCACCCCGGTGGTGGCGACCATGTTGGGCAGGGTGCCGTTGTAGGAGACCCCGGTCATGCCGACCGAGCCGGTGGTCCAGCCGGCGGTGACCGGAGCCCCGCTGGCGTCGAATCCCCTCGCCCGGCCGTTGAGCCAGTCGATGACGGCCTTGGTGCCGAGGGTCTCGGCCCGGTCGCCGCTGGTCGGGCAGCCGTCCGAGTCACCGGTGCCGATGCTCTGGCCGAGCACCACGGCGTAACCGCGGGGCACGTAGTAGTCGTCGAGCGATCCGGGGAGGTTGGCCTTCGCGATCGCGCGCTGGGCCTGCTCGCCGGCGGCCGAACGGGCACCGTTGCGGCCGGTCAGCCCGTTCTGCGGCAGCTCGTCCACCAGCACGCTCGGGTACGGCACGTCGTCCCAGGTGTCCTTGCGGTACGGGCTGTGCTCGAAGATCACCGGAACCTTGAAGCCCCTGGTGGCGGTCTCGGCGGGGCGGGAGATGTCGATCGCGACCCGGTCGAGGCGACCGTCGTGATCGGTGTCCAGCGGCGTCTGGACGAACACCCGCTCCTCGATCGCGTCGGCGAGCGAGAAGACCGGCTGGGTCATCCCGTCACTGACCACAATGGTCGGAGGGGGCGTACGGGTACCGGCGGCGGCGGGCGCCACGGGTGCGGTCAGGACCAGCGTGCCGGTCAGGATGGCGGTGAGCAGCACCGGGTGACGGGGTCGACGCATGGGCAGTTCCCTTCGATCGGGCTCGTGGCCGGAACCGGTCAGGGGGACGAATCGAGTTGGTTCCATCGGCCACACATGCTAGGCGCGTCGACGCCCGTAGTCGATCAATCGCGGGCGTACCGGGTTTCCGGTTGCCCGTACCGCAAGCGGGTACCCGGGACGGGAATCGCCGGTCCCGACGGGACCGGCGCGATGTCGGTGGCCACAGTGCACGGTCGGGCGGGGCCTACCGAAAAGCCGGGCGGTGAGGCCGGACGGGGTGGGCTCCCCGTCGGCTTCACCGCCCGGCGTACGTTCCGGCGGGGTCAGCCGCCGGGGTTCGACGGTGCCGGTGCCGGCGGCTGGTTGCTCGCCGGCGGGCCGCTGGGCGCGGGCGCACCGGCGGCGGCCGGCGGCGCGGCTGCCGGCTTCAGATCCTGCGGTACGGGCAGCGCGCTGCCCTTCACGTACTCGTCCCAGTCCATGTTCCAGGCGGTCCAGCCGTTGCCGTCCTCGAGCTGGACCTCGGTCCCGCGCACGGTCACCAGGTCACCGACCTGGGTTGTCCGCATCAGGAAGGCGGCGTTGGCGGCGGAGACGTTGGTGCAGCCGTGCGAGACGTTCGTGCTGCCCTGATCACCCTCGGACCACGGCGCCGAGTGGATGAACTCGCCGCCCCAGGTCAGGCGCTGGGCGTCCTGCACGGTGACGACGTACGGGTCGGCCGAGCCGGTCGTGTCGAAGACCGTCTGCTCGTGCTTCTCCATGATCACCATCTTGCCGCTGGACGTCGGGGTGCTCGACTTGCCGAGGCTGACCGGGATCTTGCGGACCAGCTTGTCGTCCTTGAACACCGACATCTGCTTGGTGTCGTTGTCGATGTCCAACGAGACCTTGCTGCCGATCCTGGCGGTGGCGGTCCGGTCGGCGTCACCGAACCCCTCCTTGCCCATCGGCACCCCGTCGAGCATGGCCTTGACGCTGATCGTCGTACCGGCCTTCCAGAAGTCCGGTGCCCGGTAGAAGACCTGCTGTCCGTCCTCGGTCCAGTGCCAGGCACCGGGCTGCGCCGGAGTGGTGGTGACAAAGAGCCGCTTCTGTACGTCGGCACGCTGTTCCTTGGGGACTCCCGGGTCGAAGTCGACCGTTACCGGCATCGCCACCCCGTACGTCCGTTTGTCCTGGAAATAAAGGGTGGAGAAGATTTCCCTGTCCGGCTTGCCCATGGTGGTGAAGTTGGTCGTCCGGGTCACTTCCTTGCCCGCGTCGTTGGTTGCGGTGACCTGCGCCGTATAGCGCTGTTTGTTCTTCAGCGCCTTGTCCGGCAGCCAGGACGAACCGTCCGTACGCAACGAGCCCGCGACCTTCCCACCCTTGTCGTCGGTGAGCGTTACCGCCGTGACCTTCCCGCCGGTGACGGTCAGGCCGACCTCGGTGCTGATCGGGAGGTCCTTCGCATTCGCCGCAGGACTGATCGCGAGTTGCGGCGGCGGAACCGCCGCCTTCGCGGCTTCCTTCTTGTCCTGCTCACTGGTGCACCCCACCAGGGCCAGTGACGCGGTAGCGACCATCGCCACCAGAATTGTGGCCCGACGCCTCTTTGTCATGATCCCCACCCCATTCCGCTAGCGTCTCGCCACATTGTGTAACGAGAGTCGCGGGCACCGCGTCGGTTCGGAACAGAAGAATCGAAGTGCGCATCGCGCATTCGAATTGATGCCGGACAGAACGCGTTGTTGCCGGACAGAACGCGGTTACCCGGTCCGGCGGCGGATAGACCAGTCGGATCCGGGTATGTCGGCGCGGTCCACGAGGCGGGATCACGGTCGGTCGGAGCAACCCGCCGACACGGGTGGGGCGGGATCGGGCACGATGGGCCTGTGACGGACGCGGTGATCTTT of the Micromonospora sp. NBC_01796 genome contains:
- a CDS encoding L,D-transpeptidase, giving the protein MTKRRRATILVAMVATASLALVGCTSEQDKKEAAKAAVPPPQLAISPAANAKDLPISTEVGLTVTGGKVTAVTLTDDKGGKVAGSLRTDGSSWLPDKALKNKQRYTAQVTATNDAGKEVTRTTNFTTMGKPDREIFSTLYFQDKRTYGVAMPVTVDFDPGVPKEQRADVQKRLFVTTTPAQPGAWHWTEDGQQVFYRAPDFWKAGTTISVKAMLDGVPMGKEGFGDADRTATARIGSKVSLDIDNDTKQMSVFKDDKLVRKIPVSLGKSSTPTSSGKMVIMEKHEQTVFDTTGSADPYVVTVQDAQRLTWGGEFIHSAPWSEGDQGSTNVSHGCTNVSAANAAFLMRTTQVGDLVTVRGTEVQLEDGNGWTAWNMDWDEYVKGSALPVPQDLKPAAAPPAAAGAPAPSGPPASNQPPAPAPSNPGG
- a CDS encoding Xaa-Pro dipeptidyl-peptidase → MRRPRHPVLLTAILTGTLVLTAPVAPAAAGTRTPPPTIVVSDGMTQPVFSLADAIEERVFVQTPLDTDHDGRLDRVAIDISRPAETATRGFKVPVIFEHSPYRKDTWDDVPYPSVLVDELPQNGLTGRNGARSAAGEQAQRAIAKANLPGSLDDYYVPRGYAVVLGQSIGTGDSDGCPTSGDRAETLGTKAVIDWLNGRARGFDASGAPVTAGWTTGSVGMTGVSYNGTLPNMVATTGVKGLKTIIPVSAISSWYDYYRANGLVVAPGTYQGEDADILAQYTAGQARAEGTCADEIAEITREQDRVTGDYTRFWQERDYLGGARDVKASVFVVHGLNDWNVKTENFAGWWDQLARYDVPRKIWLHQGGHGGPGSGATVPLPDGRSWTYKQTENRWFDFWLWGVRNGIMDEPTAVVQRENRAYTTYANWPDPGAREVDLRLAATSATQPGTLTTGKPPKGKVEQGFVDEGRTIAPTQLVAQPDTASPNRLAYTSPVLAQDVRLSGRPEMRLRLAIDNKPDANLTTYLVDYGPAGSTAAPVVVTRGWTDPQNRKDADRTEKVKQGKFYDYRWTLEPKDYIFAAGHRIGVVVFSSDQEYTLLPLGGTRLRVAPNESELRIPVVGGRSALGF
- a CDS encoding helix-turn-helix domain-containing protein, with protein sequence MPPEEDHRVDVHLDKLLAERGLTLTELADRVGLTLANLSVLKNGRARAIRFSTLTALCHELDCQPGDLLTVRRS